One window from the genome of Streptomyces cadmiisoli encodes:
- a CDS encoding NAD(P)/FAD-dependent oxidoreductase, whose product MTETYEVVVVGGGTAGLSAALVLGRARRRTLVVDAGEPRNAPAAHMQGYLSRDGMSPAEFLAVGREEIARYGVELVRDRAVDITGGENVTGRQDFTVELASGRSVRARRLVVATGLADELPAVPGVAERFGRDVLHCPYCHGWEVRDQPFGVLATSALGVHQALLVTQWSKDVTFFLHEVAASELTDEDLRRLAAAGVDVVPGEVAGLVVQDDRLTGVRLADGRTHDRSVLFVAPRAVPRTGLLKRLGAELHETPFGAYPVVDATGRTTVAGVWAAGNAMGFAEQVVNAAGGGHRAAAAINGELVMTDLDAAVRV is encoded by the coding sequence ATGACCGAGACATACGAAGTGGTCGTCGTCGGCGGCGGCACGGCGGGCCTGTCCGCCGCGCTGGTGCTGGGCCGGGCCAGGCGCCGCACCCTGGTCGTCGACGCCGGGGAGCCGCGCAACGCACCCGCGGCCCACATGCAGGGCTATCTGTCACGGGACGGCATGTCGCCCGCCGAGTTCCTGGCCGTCGGCCGGGAGGAGATCGCGCGGTACGGGGTGGAGCTCGTCCGGGACCGTGCCGTCGACATCACCGGGGGCGAGAACGTCACCGGGCGGCAGGACTTCACCGTCGAGCTGGCGAGCGGGCGGAGCGTCCGGGCCCGGCGGCTCGTCGTCGCCACCGGACTCGCGGACGAACTGCCGGCGGTTCCCGGAGTCGCCGAGCGGTTCGGGCGGGACGTGCTGCACTGTCCGTACTGCCACGGCTGGGAGGTCCGCGACCAGCCGTTCGGCGTGCTCGCGACCAGCGCCCTCGGTGTGCACCAGGCACTGCTCGTCACCCAGTGGTCCAAGGACGTGACCTTCTTCCTGCACGAGGTCGCCGCATCCGAACTGACCGACGAGGACCTGCGCCGACTGGCCGCGGCCGGGGTCGACGTGGTGCCCGGCGAGGTGGCCGGACTGGTGGTGCAGGACGACCGCCTCACCGGTGTCCGGCTGGCCGACGGCCGGACGCACGACCGCTCGGTGCTGTTCGTCGCACCCCGCGCCGTGCCGCGGACCGGGCTGCTGAAGCGGCTGGGCGCCGAGCTGCACGAGACGCCCTTCGGCGCCTATCCCGTGGTCGACGCGACCGGCCGCACCACCGTGGCGGGCGTATGGGCCGCGGGCAACGCGATGGGCTTCGCCGAGCAGGTCGTGAACGCGGCCGGCGGTGGGCACCGCGCCGCCGCCGCGATCAACGGTGAGCTGGTGATGACGGACCTCGACGCGGCGGTACGGGTGTAG